The Flavivirga eckloniae genomic interval TTATAATTAACACCTACAATTGGTGTGATTTGTTGTAGTTTTTGACTTCTAATTGACCCGGTATTAGTTAAATATTCGGCCCCGTCGAAACTATTTCTATAAGATAGTCCTGCCCATATTTTACCAAAGTCCATTTGCTTATATACCTTAGCATTCACATCAATTGCAGCCTCCTTTGTAGCATCTCTATATTGTAACATTACAGAAGGCTCATAACTCCACTCGCTCCCATACTTATTAAAAACATATCCAACCGATAATAGGTAGCGCCTTAAATTGTCTGTTTGTGCAACCTGATTCATAGGGCCAATATCTGTATTTACCCCTTTATTCTTTAACACGTTTTTTATTGTACCATGTGCATAAAAATCCAGGTAGTGGTAAGAGAAACCAAAATCTATATTTAAATTGGTTTGATTTTGTACAGTACCATCAATTGCAGGATCGCCTATAGGGCTATCACTTAAAAAAGTAGTTTCATCCAATTGATATTGAATAAACCCAGCACTTAACCCAAAGGAAAGCATATTTAAATCTATTTCACTTCTGGAAAACATTAAATGGTGTGCATACGTTACATAAGCACCTGTTTGCGAATGGTACCCATTCTTATCGGTATACAATATACCACCAATAGCAGATTGTGAATCGCCTATCCTTCCATTTAAACTTAAGGTTAAAAGCCTAGGCGCATCGTCCTGTCCAAGCCATTGCTGCCTACCTGTTAATCTAATTTTAGAACAATTAGCAGC includes:
- a CDS encoding PorP/SprF family type IX secretion system membrane protein, giving the protein MKLKNILIVITGVLFTHIAISQEGLPIYTDYLTDNYYLIHPSMAGAANCSKIRLTGRQQWLGQDDAPRLLTLSLNGRIGDSQSAIGGILYTDKNGYHSQTGAYVTYAHHLMFSRSEIDLNMLSFGLSAGFIQYQLDETTFLSDSPIGDPAIDGTVQNQTNLNIDFGFSYHYLDFYAHGTIKNVLKNKGVNTDIGPMNQVAQTDNLRRYLLSVGYVFNKYGSEWSYEPSVMLQYRDATKEAAIDVNAKVYKQMDFGKIWAGLSYRNSFDGAEYLTNTGSIRSQKLQQITPIVGVNYNKFMVAYNYTYQTNSLVFTNGGYHQFTLGYNFSCKRKRFECNCPAVN